In Phoenix dactylifera cultivar Barhee BC4 chromosome 11, palm_55x_up_171113_PBpolish2nd_filt_p, whole genome shotgun sequence, the following are encoded in one genomic region:
- the LOC103709498 gene encoding uncharacterized protein LOC103709498 isoform X2 translates to MSSSAAVKGTGSRGGGGGKGKGVASPEGLKKVDRSGKVVSVSKQKSVTVASKPEVKEKSSSTSAKSVTKTTTAKVKAEKKVYSLPGQKHDPPEEREPLRIFYESLSKQIPSSEMAEVCRLWFLHWHQV, encoded by the exons ATGTCTTCGTCGGCGGCGGTCAAGGGGACAGGTagccgcggcggcggcggcgggaagGGGAAGGGGGTGGCGTCGCCGGAGGGGTTGAAGAAGGTGGATCGATCAGGGAAGGTGGTCTCTGTCTCCAAGCAGAAATCTGTGACTGTGGCCTCCAAACCGGAG GTGAAAGAAAAGTCATCGTCAACTTCTGCCAAAAGTGTTACCAAAACTACGACTGCCAAAGTGAAGGCCGAGAAGAAGGTCTATTCTTTGCCTGGCCAGAAGCATGACCCTCCTGAAGAG AGAGAGCCCTTGCGGATATTCTATGAATCCTTATCAAAGCAGATTCCATCAAGTGAAATGGCAGAGGTCTG CAGGCTGTGGTTTCTGCATTGGCACCAGGTCTGA